The window CGATTCGACCCGGGCGGGTTGATCGGTGCTTCTCTCATCGCTCCACAACGTTTGATCTGCCTTGGAGGTCTTGCGTGCGCCCGGCGTGACGGTCCATCTCGCAACGTTTCGCGTGACCGGAACGACGACGCTGCGCACGGCAGCCGGCGCCGTGAAGTGCCTCGTGGTCCAGGAGTCGCCAACGACCGTCGCGTTCGTTTCGAGCGCGAGCGGACGCCTCGTGCGGCTGCACTGGACGCTGCCTAACAGGACGGCCATCTGGAAACTGCCCACGCGATGTCCGATTTCTCGATGCGCAGGTGATCGGCTGAGCGCACACAGCGTAACCGAGCGCGTCTGGAGGATCCTCGGCACTTGCCACCGGCGACATGGAGCGCGCCATTGGCGACAACGGGCCGGCACGACCGTAGCGCCGGTGGCGCACGCGCGCGAGGATATGGCGCCCAACTGCCCGAGGCTTCCGGGCCGTGTTCGCGCACGTCCTCGCTCCTCGCCTTCGCGGCCACACCCGCTCACACGGTTGCTTCGATCACGCCGTCACCGCTCTACTCTCAGCGAGTCTCGACCATGCCCTCGATCCGCGCGGCCGCACGCCTACTGCTCACCGCCGGCTTCGCCTGCACAACGCCGTTGTCGTTAGGCGCTCAGGCGCCACCGCATCACGATCCGGCTGCACTGGCCATCGTCGACACGGCGATCGCCCGGATGGGCGGCCTCGACGCGCTTCGCGCCATCAGAACGGTACGCTACTCGATGGTCACGCAATGGCTCACCACGAGCTTCGATCCCCGTCCGTTCACCGATGCGCCGAGCTATGAGCTGAGCACCGACATGCGCGACTACGTGTCGCGAACGTGGCACAATGAGCGGCGCTTCCCCAACGGCGACAAATGGACCGCGATGACCGATCTCGTGACGGACACGATCGCCGCGCGGTACAGCGCGACGCCGCTGCCGAGCGTGGCGAACGCCGGCCGCACCATCGATCACTGGACCGCGCTCAACGTGGCGTACGTTGACGAGCGGCACGAGCTCTTCGCGTTCACGCCTGATCGATTGCTGTTGCTGTTGCGCGACGCGCGAGATCTGCGCCGCTACCACGACACGACGATCGGCGGGGAGGCAGAGACCGCTGTCTCCGCGACGATCGACCAATACCCGACGACGGTGTTCTTTCGACGTGGCGATGGGTTCCTCACGATGGCGCGGTATCAGGCGGACGAATCCAACGACTTCGGTCTGGCTCCGTGGGGACCGATGTCCGTCGAGGAGTGGTATTCGGTCTGGCGATACGACTCCGTGGCCAATGTCAGAAGTCCATCGGAATGGGACATCGTGCGCGTCGGGAAGCCGTACAAGCGCATGACGATTCTCTCGGTCACATACAATCCGTCGTTACCCGCCGACTCGCTCGTGTTAGGCGAGTCGATTCGCGCCGAATATCTGGCACACGCCCGACGTCCGATGGCGGATCTGCCGCTTACCCGCGCGCACCTGGCAGCTGGCGGACGGATCGCCGTGTTTGCCACGCCCGGTGCACCGATCGCCGCGGTCAAAGTTGGTCGCGATTGGCTGTTGTTGGAATCTGGCAACCTGCCGCTCAACGCCGAGCGTGCAGCGGCTTGGCTCGCCGCGAATGACTCGGGCGGGAAGGTCGTCGGGGCGATCCTCGGCACCGCGTTTCCGTCGGGCGGCGCGTCGTGGGTAGCGAAGCAGCGACTGCCCCTATACGTATCGCCCGCCGGCGCCGGCGGCGATTCCGTGTCGCTCAGGAATTACGGTGCGCCCCTCGCGGCTCTTCGGCCGATTGCGCGCGGTCAATGGATTAAGCCGACTCACGAGGCGCGAGATTCAGTCTGGATCGAGCAGGTCGACGTACCGAACCTGCAGGGCGCGTTGCTCGTGTATGTCCCATCGCTCCGTTGGGCATACTCGAGCGCGGTCTCGGAGCGCGCTCAGTTCGCGGCGATTGCGGAGCGGCTGCGAGCGCGGGGTTGGAAGGTGGATGTCGTCGGCTCGCCTCGCTCGCCCGTCGGTGTGGAACCGTAAGCCCGGTTTGACCGCGTCCGGGCCCCTGATTCGTTGCCAGGATCGCAGCGCAGATCATCGAGTGGGTCGAGAATCGCGTCACGCTTGTTACTCACATACTCGATCAGCCGGATCGTAGTTTATCGCGCGTTCACCAGCCGCTCGTCGTGCGACGACGCGCCACACTCATTTATCACACAAGAATGGAGACAACACGTGCAATATTCGCTGATGATCTACCAGACTAACGCCCAGTTTGCCGCCCGCACCGATCCTGCACGCCGCGACGCGAACACCGGGGCATTCATGCGCTACGTTGGGTCGTTGCAGGAGGCCGGTGTCCTCATCACGACGCTCGGCATCGAGCCGCCTAAAACGGCCGCCACTGTCCGCCCCGGCGATGGCGAGCCACGCGTGCAGGACGGACCATACGCCGACACGAAGGAGCAACTCGGCGGATTGTGCGTCATTGAAGTTCCCGACCTCGACGCGGCGCTCGAATGGGCGAAGCGGGCGCCGTTCGAGCACGTCGGGGCAGTCGAGGTACGGCCGACACGTGTCGTGCCCGCCGCGTGATGAGGACGTGCGAACGCTGTCGAATCGACAACCTCCGATCGAGCGCCATCGCTACGCCGGGTGTACGTCTGGCGGGTCACCCGGCG of the Gemmatimonadaceae bacterium genome contains:
- a CDS encoding YciI family protein, giving the protein MQYSLMIYQTNAQFAARTDPARRDANTGAFMRYVGSLQEAGVLITTLGIEPPKTAATVRPGDGEPRVQDGPYADTKEQLGGLCVIEVPDLDAALEWAKRAPFEHVGAVEVRPTRVVPAA